From a region of the Trichoderma atroviride chromosome 6, complete sequence genome:
- a CDS encoding uncharacterized protein (EggNog:ENOG41~TransMembrane:1 (n12-23c31/32o799-816i)), producing MTWMESPQTANVFGAAISTGIAARTGSGSSASTSASNSNSNSNSHSGGVTNSASYKRASRKGAPRRFVCDHAGCDKIYSRAEHLQRHQLNHNPKEIYRCDVGDCDQKFVRLDLLSRHKKRHTASYTPRNRIPSFDTGGDATIKSPPDRHSVAAQPQPQPPSYSQHHHHVSTSGPHDAAILLTPDSNTGSTPGPLSHPLTTGRAAHPATTWAPSLDDRTASSNIMRHRPSFYATDPSVLPESSGMVDFGGVGYPGDDSLSQGNFAAWLFDPQTTYSDFSMAGLPFLEGGLESTFNNNIHYDYESLNSLSPMDQPHRLSESSSDDWITESRRQELLHWFQTFRKKQPRYEPLMPNLVLESGGDLPALNVDMMRDCLKEFWDNVSPRLPIIHQHTFSPNRCPILLLLVMISLGAASLRGRDMTGQLSEYGPFADVIISCARWEILTSDDSAPPASLWVLQALLLLEFYEKLYSSRKLHERAHIYHPAFLTLLRRGSPLIGRTGSESPPEPDSLGPDRETPNMALDSRTWWTRWAETESMHRVVFAAFMLDVIHAAMFGHAADMAPHEIRLPLPCDDNLWAANSPDVVRQLDANFRMYGVKQVSFLDGLKSALHGKEVKTHSFGRMIIISGLLSVGWHLNHRETHLKWLDIRTPSMETQETWRKLLLRAFDNWKGSFDIAMSDSISDAPGHRGIPNGPINSASVLYHLAHISLHADIVDCQVYAGAKRLLGRKVSSRDYTNVIKRMSTWSNQGSTRHAILHAFKLLYRVVVDPHPRRRNSPHPPEHAAMQYSIRNEPDPHRPWIMYYAVLAIWAFVQALGRPPGKGFPLPTSQLGHSSYARMVDYVSSVAALQELDEQSSAVLYEGLPDLLDVMVDILEEADTELLSEARERLKVCKEMLLGGLPRQLH from the exons ATGACTTGGATGGAGTCGCCACAGACTGCGAATGTCTTCGGGGCCGCGATCTCGACGGGCATCGCCGCGCGCACCGGCTCGGGGTCCAGCGCGAGCACCAGCgcgagcaacagcaacagcaacagcaacagccacagcGGCGGTGTCACGAACTCGGCGTCGTACAAGCGCGCCAGCAGGAAGGGCGCGCCGCGACGCTTTGTGTGCGACCACGCCGGCTGCGACAAGATCTACTCGCGAGCCGAGCATCTGCAGCGCCATCAGCTGAACC ACAACCCCAAGGAGATCTACCGCTGCGACGTGGGCGACTGCGACCAGAAGTTTGTGCGGCTCGACCTGCTGTCGCGCCACAAGAAGCGGCACACGGCCTCGTACACGCCGCGCAACCGCATCCCCAGCTTCGACACCGGCGGCGATGCCACGATCAAGTCGCCGCCCGATCGCCATAGCGTCGCcgcccagccgcagccgcagccgccgtcGTACagccagcatcaccaccatgtGTCGACGTCCGGGCCTCACGATGCCGCCATTCTGCTGACGCCCGACTCCAACACGGGCTCGACGCCCGGGCCGCTGAGCCATCCGCTGACGACGGGCAGAGCAGCCCACCCGGCCACAACCTGGGCGCCGTCGCTCGACGACCGCACGGCTTCCAGCAACATCATGCGACATAGGCCGAGTTTCTACGCAACTGACCCGTCAGTTCTGCCCGAGTCGTCTGGCATGGTGGACTTTGGGGGTGTTGGGTATCCCGGCGACGACTCCTTGTCGCAGGGAAACTTTGCAGCTTGGCTATTCGATCCCCAGACTACTTACAGTGACTTTAGCATGGCGGGTCTCCCTTTCCTCGAAGGAGGCCTGGAGTCTACGTTCAACAACAATATTCACTACGACTACGAATCCCTCAACAGCTTGTCGCCCATGGACCAGCCTCACCGACTCTCCGAGTCATCATCAGACGACTGGATCACGGAATCAAGGCGGCAAGAGCTGCTTCACTGGTTCCAGACCTTTcgcaagaagcagccgcgATACGAGCCATTGATGCCCAACCTGGTCCTCGAAAGCGGCGGCGACTTGCCTGCGCTAAATGTGGACATGATGAGAGACTGTCTCAAGGAGTTCTGGGATAATGTCTCGCCTCGACTCCCCATTATCCACCAACACACATTTTCTCCGAACCGATGCCCCATTTTGCTGCTCCTTGTCATGATTTCTCTTGGGGCAGCATCATTGCGTGGCCGCGACATGACGGGGCAACTATCAGAATATGGCCCATTTGCAGATGTCATCATTTCTTGTGCCCGATGGGAGATTTTAACCTCTGATGACTCTGCACCGCCTGCTAGTCTTTGGGTTTTACAGGCTCTCTTACTTCTCGAATTCTACGAAAAGCTGTATTCGTCTAGAAAACTTCACGAGAGGGCGCACATCTATCACCCTGCATTTTTAACGCTGCTCAGACGCGGAAGTCCCTTGATAGGCAGGACGGGCAGCGAATCTCCTCCTGAGCCAGACTCGCTGGGTCCAGATCGGGAAACCCCAAACATGGCGCTGGATTCTCGGACATGGTGGACTCGATGGGCAGAGACGGAATCGATGCATCGAGTGGTGTTTGCAGCATTTATGCTCGATGTTATTCACGCCGCCATGTTTGGCCACGCGGCCGACATGGCGCCTCACGAGATTCGACTGCCACTCCCCTGTGACGACAACCTCTGGGCGGCAAATAGCCCGGATGTCGTTCGCCAACTGGATGCCAACTTTAGGATGTACGGTGTAAAGCAGGTCTCCTTCCTAGACGGGCTAAAAAGCGCACTGCATGGAAAGGAAGTGAAGACGCATTCGTTTGGGCGCATGATTATCATTTCGGGTCTACTGAGTGTGGGCTGGCACTTGAACCACAGAGAGACACACTTGAAATGGCTAGATATCCGAACACCATCGATGGAGACGCAGGAGACTTGGCGGAAATTGCTGCTCAGAGCATTCGATAATTGGAAGGGCAGCTTTGACATTGCCATGTCAGACTCCATCTCCGATGCTCCTGGCCACCGGGGCATCCCAAATGGCCCTATCAACAGCGCCTCGGTCCTCTACCACCTCGCCCACATAAGCCTTCATGCCGACATTGTCGATTGCCAAGTTTATGCCGGCGCCAAGCGTCTTCTCGGCCGCAAAGTCTCATCCAGGGATTATACCAATGTTATCAAACGCATGAGCACCTGGTCAAACCAGGGATCGACCCGCCATGCTATCCTCCACGCTTTCAAGCTCCTCTACCGTGTCGTCGTCGATCCTCACCCTCGACGTCGAAACAGTCCCCACCCGCCCGAACACGCCGCCATGCAGTATTCTATCCGGAACGAGCCAGACCCTCACCGACCGTGGATCATGTACTATGCCGTGTTGGCCATTTGGGCGTTTGTGCAAGCGTTGGGGCGCCCTCCTGGAAAGGGCTTTCCACTACCAACGTCACAGCTTGGACATAGCAGTTATGCACGCATGGTGGACTACGTATCTAGTGTTGCTGCGCTACAGGAGCTCGATGAGCAGTCGTCAGCGGTTTTATATGAGGGCTTGCCAGATTTACTTGATGTGATGGTGGACATTTTAGAAGAGGCAGATACGGAGTTACTGTCGGAAGCACGAGAACGGTTAAAAGTGTGCAAAGAGATGCTGTTGGGAGGACTTCCTCGGCAGCTGCACTGA